A stretch of Arachis hypogaea cultivar Tifrunner chromosome 15, arahy.Tifrunner.gnm2.J5K5, whole genome shotgun sequence DNA encodes these proteins:
- the LOC112751409 gene encoding uncharacterized protein, translating into MNTTPFMDKQIMDLTHSGSSQSKDLIDLINNNNHNHKHNNTDDEDERVESQLEHHRQETLNNNLNGIGVTKDDIIPSYDFQPIRPLAASSPNYDSAPNLAASAAFSTRSWNSDSNANTSPPRPLIKSYSSLDTIEPTKVAAVGKDQKALDAIILSEIDQTMKKHMENLLHVMEGVSARLTQLESRTHRLENSVDDFKVSVGNNHGSTDGKLRQLENILREVQSGVQTVKDKQDILEAQLQLAKLQVSKTDQQSETQTSVVTNPIQQGASAPQQSQPQFPPPANLPQSIPAVPSPNAPPQPPPQQGLPPPIQLANQFPQNQIPAVPQRDSYFAPPPPVQPQEAPNQQYQVPPTQQPHPQPGAPPHQQYQQSPHPQFSQPAPHIPQQQPAPHLPQQPPAITPVNLPQIQSSLGQHVEETPYVPSQNYPPTLHQPTSQPPSGPPPTQQYYGAPTHAYEPPSSRPNPGYSSGYGTLSAPAEPYRYGGSSQYGGTPALKPQQLPTASSVSPSSGSGYPQLPTARVLPQALPTASVASGGSGSTGGGNRVPIDDVVDKVSSMGFPRDHVRATVRKLTENGQSVDLNAVLDKLMNDGELQQRGWFNR; encoded by the exons ATGAATACGACGCCGTTTATGGACAAGCAGATTATGGATCTCACCCACTCTGGTTCTTCACAGAGCAAGGACCTCATCgacctcatcaacaacaacaaccataATCACAAACACAACAACACTGATGACGAAGATGAACGCGTTGAATCCCAACTAGAACATCATCGTCAAGAAACCCTAAATAATAATCTCAATGGGATTGGGGTCACCAAAGATGACATCATTCCTAGCTACGATTTCCAACCCATTCGCCCCCTCGCCGCTTCTTCCCCTAATTACGATTCTGCCCCCAATTTAGCTGCTTCTGCTGCTTTCTCAACTAGGTCATGGAACTCCGATTCCAATGCTAACACTTCCCCTCCGCGCCCTCTCATCAAG AGTTACAGTTCTCTGGATACTATTGAACCTACAAAGGTTGCTGCGGTAGGAAAGGACCAAAAGGCTCTTGATGCAATAATTTTGTCTGAAATTGATCAAACCATGAAGAAACATATGGAAAATCTGCTTCATGTTATGGAAGGTGTTAGTGCGCGGTTAACACAGCTAGAAAGCCGAACCCACCGACTTGAGAATTCTGTGGATGATTTCAAGGTATCTGTTGGAAACAATCATGGAAGCACTGATGGAAAACTAAGGCAATTGGAGAATATTCTGCGAGag GTGCAATCAGGGGTGCAGACCGTCAAGGATAAGCAAGATATATTGGAAGCTCAGCTGCAGCTGGCAAAGCTGCAAGTGTCGAAGACGGATCAGCagtcagaaacacagactagTGTAGTTACAAATCCCATTCAGCAAGGTGCATCTGCACCCCAGCAATCTCAGCCACAGTTTCCTCCTCCCGCTAATCTCCCACAATCAATTCCTGCAGTCCCTTCCCCAAATGCGCCTCCTCAACCTCCCCCTCAACAGGGATTGCCACCTCCAATTCAACTTGCAAATCAATTCCCACAGAACCAAATCCCAGCTGTTCCTCAGAGAGACTCATACTTTGCTCCACCACCACCTGTTCAACCTCAGGAGGCCCCAAATCAGCAGTACCAAGTGCCTCCAACTCAGCAGCCGCATCCTCAGCCAGGGGCACCCCCACATCAACAGTATCAACAGAGCCCTCATCCCCAGTTCTCACAGCCAGCACCTCATATACCTCAACAGCAGCCAGCACCTCATTTACCTCAACAGCCGCCAGCAATTACGCCCGTAAATCTGCCGCAAATTCAATCTTCACTTGGCCAGCATGTTGAGGAAACACCTTATGTTCCTTCTCAAAACTATCCACCCACTCTGCACCAGCCAACATCTCAGCCACCTAGTGGGCCTCCGCCTACCCAACAGTACTATGGCGCACCAACCCATGCGTATGAACCACCATCAAGTAGACCTAATCCAGGCTATTCTTCTGGATATGGTACATTATCGGCTCCTGCTGAGCCGTACCGTTATGGTGGATCATCACAATATGGTGGCACACCTGCACTTAAGCCACAACAACTACCTACTGCTTCATCAGTGTCTCCAAGCAGTGGAAGTGGCTACCCACAGCTCCCGACTGCTCGTGTACTCCCTCAGGCATTACCAACTGCATCTGTAGCAAGTGGGGGTTCAGGTTCTACCGGAGGTGGGAATAGGGTTCCCATTGACGATGTAGTTGACAAAGTTTCTAGTATGGGATTCCCTAGGGACCACGTAAGGGCAACGGTTCGGAAGCTGACAGAGAATGGACAATCAGTTGACCTGAATGCAGTTCTGGACAAGCTTATGAATGATGGTGAACTGCAGCAAAGAGGTTGGTTCAATCGGTAG